A region of Blattabacterium cuenoti STAT DNA encodes the following proteins:
- a CDS encoding dihydrolipoamide acetyltransferase family protein — protein MAEIIYMPQLSDTMNEGTVIKWNKKIGDKVSEGDILAEIETDKATQDFEIDVSGFLLFIGVKEGETTRVNDVLAIIGNEKEDISHIILKLKSKKQENKQIKKENGKKNIISPIAKKMAKEIGISIDRIKGSGDNGRIIKRDIEFYEKKNLNIIQKEKYKKTVKIPHSSIRKKIAEHLSYSKFSAPHYYLFSEINADNLIKFRKKLNNKLSSEKKISFNDILIKAVAQSLKKHPDMNVSWDDEKIIVHSNIHIGVAVAISDGLIVPVIKNADQKSLSVISKEIKDKALRSKSKKIQPEEIENSTFTISNLGMYDIESFTSIINTPNTSILSVGAIVVRPVVKNYKIEIGNVMKITLSCDHRIIDGAKGSEYICSLRNFLEDPITILF, from the coding sequence ATGGCAGAAATAATATACATGCCCCAATTAAGTGATACAATGAATGAAGGGACTGTAATCAAATGGAATAAAAAAATAGGAGATAAAGTTTCAGAAGGTGATATTTTAGCTGAAATAGAAACCGATAAAGCGACTCAAGATTTTGAAATAGATGTTAGTGGTTTCTTACTTTTTATTGGAGTCAAAGAAGGAGAAACAACACGTGTTAATGACGTACTAGCAATTATAGGAAATGAAAAAGAAGATATCAGTCATATTATTTTAAAATTAAAATCTAAAAAACAAGAAAATAAACAAATAAAAAAAGAAAACGGAAAAAAAAATATAATTTCTCCTATAGCGAAAAAAATGGCTAAAGAAATAGGAATTTCTATAGATAGGATTAAAGGAAGTGGAGATAATGGAAGAATCATTAAGAGAGATATAGAATTTTACGAAAAAAAAAATTTAAATATAATACAAAAGGAAAAATATAAAAAAACTGTTAAAATTCCTCACTCTTCTATAAGAAAAAAAATAGCAGAACATTTATCTTATTCCAAATTTTCTGCACCACATTATTATTTGTTTAGTGAGATTAATGCAGATAATTTAATTAAATTTAGAAAAAAATTAAATAATAAACTTTCTTCGGAAAAAAAAATATCATTTAATGATATTCTTATAAAGGCAGTAGCTCAATCTTTAAAAAAACATCCTGATATGAATGTATCATGGGACGATGAAAAAATCATAGTACATTCCAATATTCATATTGGAGTAGCTGTAGCTATTTCAGATGGATTAATAGTCCCTGTTATTAAAAATGCAGATCAGAAATCATTATCAGTGATTTCCAAAGAAATTAAAGATAAAGCTTTACGTTCGAAATCAAAAAAAATACAACCAGAAGAAATAGAAAATAGTACTTTTACAATTTCAAATTTAGGAATGTATGATATAGAATCTTTTACTTCTATTATTAATACACCTAATACATCTATATTATCTGTAGGGGCTATTGTAGTCCGTCCAGTTGTTAAAAATTATAAAATTGAAATAGGAAACGTTATGAAAATTACATTGTCTTGTGATCATAGAATTATAGATGGGGCTAAAGGTAGTGAATATATTTGTTCCCTTAGAAATTTTTTAGAAGATCCTATTACTATATTATTTTAA
- a CDS encoding ABC transporter ATP-binding protein → MNALEKILAYSKPYKYHYIINISCNFLYSLFSVISIISISPVLSILFESSSQDKNKTTFFNSFNISFNFIIKYFHDYIRILSYKYGKINTLAIFCIFIIFLFLIRNIFRYLAEYFLIGIKTSIVRNIRNDFHKKILSLPKIFFSNKRNGDLMSRLSNDVNEIEISIVSSLANLISSPIMVTFHLITLFFMSYKLTFLAFLLLPLMGIFLSIIGNSLKKDARGAQNELGKLFSIIEETLNSTNIINIFSAENKMQKNFERVSEYQKSLSARVNRKKELASPISEFFGSITMILIIWYGGKLFLENKGMEPEILFPFIGLFFQIINPAKSLVNSISNIQKGKAAAERVVEILNTKYILNKKIKYKSIFHFENEIVFHNVSFTYNKFISIRNLNFSLKKGKTVVLVGRSGSGKSTIANLLLNFYNVTSGKITIDGTNIQSLKIKNYRKLLGIVTQEPILFNDSVLNNITLGLEKKISIDSVIESAKVANAHCFIKKLPKGYDTIIGYNGNKLSLGQKQRISIARAVFKNPPIMILDEATSSLDAESEFFVQKALNKIMKNKTSLVIVKKLSSFIAKNSDYIIVLEKGKIIEQGKHNIIF, encoded by the coding sequence ATGAATGCACTTGAAAAAATTTTAGCTTATTCAAAACCCTATAAATATCATTATATTATTAATATATCATGTAATTTTTTATATTCTTTATTTTCAGTTATATCTATCATATCTATTTCACCTGTATTGAGTATTTTATTTGAATCTTCTTCTCAAGATAAAAATAAAACAACATTTTTTAATTCTTTTAATATATCTTTTAACTTTATTATTAAATATTTTCATGATTATATAAGAATCTTATCATATAAATATGGAAAAATCAATACTCTAGCTATATTTTGCATCTTTATTATTTTCCTTTTTTTAATTCGAAATATTTTTAGATACTTAGCAGAATATTTTTTAATAGGAATAAAAACTTCTATAGTTCGAAATATTCGAAATGATTTTCATAAAAAAATACTTTCCTTACCCAAAATTTTTTTTTCAAATAAAAGAAATGGAGATTTAATGTCTAGATTATCTAATGATGTTAATGAGATAGAGATCTCTATAGTGAGTTCTTTGGCAAATTTAATTAGCTCTCCCATTATGGTAACTTTTCATTTAATAACTTTATTTTTTATGAGTTATAAACTGACGTTTCTTGCTTTTTTGTTACTTCCTTTAATGGGAATTTTTTTATCTATTATAGGAAATAGTTTAAAAAAAGATGCAAGAGGAGCTCAAAATGAATTAGGAAAATTATTTTCTATTATAGAAGAAACTTTAAATTCTACTAATATTATAAATATTTTCAGCGCTGAAAATAAAATGCAAAAAAATTTTGAACGAGTATCTGAATATCAAAAAAGCCTTTCTGCTCGTGTTAACAGAAAGAAAGAATTAGCTTCTCCTATAAGCGAATTTTTTGGTTCAATTACCATGATTTTAATTATTTGGTATGGAGGAAAACTGTTTTTGGAAAATAAAGGAATGGAACCAGAAATTCTTTTTCCTTTTATAGGTTTATTTTTTCAAATTATTAATCCAGCTAAAAGTTTAGTTAATTCTATATCTAACATTCAAAAAGGAAAAGCTGCAGCAGAACGTGTTGTAGAGATATTGAATACTAAATATATTTTAAACAAAAAAATTAAATATAAATCTATTTTTCATTTTGAAAATGAAATTGTATTTCATAATGTATCATTTACCTACAACAAATTTATTTCGATTCGAAATTTAAATTTTTCTTTAAAAAAAGGAAAAACTGTAGTTTTAGTGGGGAGATCTGGTAGCGGAAAATCAACTATTGCCAATTTATTATTGAATTTTTATAATGTAACATCTGGAAAAATTACTATAGATGGAACCAATATTCAATCTTTAAAAATTAAAAATTATAGAAAACTATTGGGAATTGTAACTCAAGAACCGATTCTTTTTAATGATTCTGTTTTGAATAATATAACATTAGGATTAGAAAAAAAGATATCTATAGATTCTGTCATAGAATCGGCTAAAGTTGCTAACGCACATTGTTTTATAAAAAAACTTCCAAAAGGATATGATACGATTATAGGATATAACGGAAATAAATTATCTCTAGGTCAAAAACAAAGAATTAGCATAGCTAGAGCTGTATTTAAAAATCCTCCAATCATGATTTTAGATGAAGCAACCTCTTCTTTAGATGCAGAATCTGAATTTTTTGTTCAAAAAGCATTAAATAAAATAATGAAAAATAAAACATCTCTTGTAATAGTAAAAAAATTATCTTCTTTTATTGCAAAAAATTCAGATTATATTATTGTGTTAGAAAAAGGAAAAATTATAGAACAAGGAAAACACAATATAATATTTTAA
- a CDS encoding TerC family protein, with translation MNFEKSISEIIYHPILSISVIGNLFLIESILSIDNAAIIASMILNLKKKDRKKAIKYGIIGAYFFRGLCLLFASKLIKIWWLKPLGGIYLIFVGLKYFFVKKKSFHLKNEKKQDSFWKVILIIEIMDLAFSIDNIFASVALSENLILVFLGVCIGIFSIRWISQFFIQLMEKIPELKDSSFIVIIILGIKLIFFSKKYIPNLFLFLFSEKIFSLLTFSIFIFPIFLSWIKKIIKDKVN, from the coding sequence ATGAATTTTGAAAAAAGTATTTCAGAAATTATTTATCATCCTATTTTATCCATTTCTGTTATAGGAAATTTATTTTTAATAGAAAGTATTTTATCTATAGATAACGCTGCTATTATAGCTTCTATGATTTTGAATCTTAAAAAAAAAGATAGAAAAAAAGCTATAAAATATGGAATTATTGGTGCTTATTTTTTTAGAGGATTATGTCTATTATTTGCATCTAAACTGATAAAAATATGGTGGTTAAAACCATTAGGAGGCATATATTTGATTTTTGTAGGATTGAAATATTTTTTTGTGAAAAAAAAATCTTTTCATTTAAAAAATGAAAAAAAACAAGATTCCTTTTGGAAAGTTATCCTTATTATAGAAATAATGGATTTAGCTTTTTCCATTGATAATATTTTTGCTTCTGTTGCTTTATCAGAAAATTTGATATTAGTTTTTTTAGGTGTATGTATAGGGATTTTTTCTATAAGATGGATTTCGCAATTTTTTATTCAATTAATGGAAAAAATTCCTGAATTAAAAGATTCATCTTTTATTGTAATTATTATTCTGGGAATAAAACTTATTTTTTTTTCAAAAAAATACATCCCTAATTTATTTTTATTTCTTTTTTCGGAAAAAATATTTTCTTTATTAACTTTTTCAATATTTATATTTCCCATTTTTCTATCATGGATAAAAAAAATAATAAAGGATAAAGTAAATTAA